The nucleotide sequence TTGCCATCTCCCACCACGCAAACTTGTCATAAAAAACGTTTGCATGTCACCCCTTCCAAACTGACGTTCGCCACGTAACAATACTGTTATTCCTTCCCAGTTGACGTTCGCCACGTAACAATACCATTACTTTATACTCAGAATATGCAACTCGAAAACGCGTATAGTAAGTAGTCTCCGTAGATGGGACAAACGCTCCAGTGTATGCGTTACGACGCAACTAGCATTTTGTCATGGACACCTGGACTACAACAATTGTTTGCCTTCACCAACCTATGTTTCTCAGAatactacaaacgattgaaatttgGTAGGCTTACCTGAATGAAATCGACGTGTGGGAAAGCCTTGATAAAGTCTTGAACGAGTTTGCCGCTGAGTGGAGCTGCACCGCTGGAGACCTGCACCAAGGAGTCCAATGACGAGGCGCCTGTGGACTTGGCCCTCAGCAGCGCCGCCATGATGGGCGGCACTAGCGGCAAGTGCGTGACCTTGTACCTGTGGATGGCCCTGACGGCCTCGCCGACGTCGAACCTCCTCATGATCACCACGGTGGAGCCGAGCGAGAGGAGGCCCGCGGCGAAGAGGGAGAGGCCGTAGACGTGGAACATGGGCAGCGCGGCCAGGTAGACATTGTCACAAGCAGGTCGCGCGTACTGCGACGCCTCGAAGCGCACGAAGAGCTCGACCATGGCTATGAGGTTGCGATGCGTGAGCACGACGCCCTTGCTCCGTCCGCTGGTCCCcgaggagtagaggacggcggcggcgtccTCCTGGCCAACCTCCGCCGACGGGAAGTCGTCGGCGTCGGAATCGAGCAGCGCGCGGAAGGGCGCGAACTCGTGGCCCGCCGAGGGCGTACGATGGAATGTCTCCGGCACGAGGACGACCGGGGCGGCGGAGCGCGGGAGCTTCTCGGCGTTCTCGGGCGACGTGAGCACGAGGGACGGGGCGGTGTCCCGGAGGCGGTCGGCGATCTCGGCGCGGGAGCTGGAGGGGTTCATGGTGGTGGCGACGCCACCGACGGCGAGGACGGCGAGGAAGGCGACGGGGAAGGCGACGGAGTTGGGGAGGACGAGGAGCACGACGGCGCCGGCGCGGATGTTGTGGGCTCGGCGGAGGCCGTGCGCGAGGGAGGAGACGAGGCGGCGGAGGTCGGCGCgcgagagggaggcggcggtggcggcgtcgaGGAGGCACGGCGGGGAATGCGGCGGCGGGCCGAGGGGGAGGCGGGAGAAGATATGCGGGACGAGGGAGAGACCGGGGTCGGAGGGGAGCGGGACGGGCGGGTGGGTGCTGGCGTAGAGGCCGGCGGCGGTGGAGTAGAAGGTGGCGGCGCTGGGGTCGTGCGCGGCGTCCtgcattgctgctgctgctgctgctaatgcTGCTGATCTTGCTGTACTACTGAAGTTAAGATCCATTCGTCTTTGCTTTCGGGAGACGGTTAATATAGCTGGTGAAGCAGCGGATTCGCATGACTGGTGCCTTCTTCCTTCCGTTGATCCACCGATGCCTGCTCTGCTCGGCTCTTGCCCTGTCCCCAGCCTTCACGTTTCGCTTCATGTGGTCGTCTTTGCTTGATTGGTTCATGCAAACGGCCGTCTATCTCATCAGGAGAAGCACGTTTTGGCCAAtccttttttagaaaaaaaaacagTAGTAAACTGTGGATGCTCGTGGCTTGACAGGCATGCACTGAATAGCTTTACATGTTTGGACAAATTCGGGCATGCACTGAATAGCTTTACATGTTTGGACAAATTCGGACATTAAAGAAAGAAAATGCTAATGCCATCTTGAACCACGTCTCGTCCTAAAAGGCGTGTCACCAATGTGTGGCTTGATCACGTCACCTCTGAGCTCACCCTTTCCATACACCGCCTGCTTCAAACATTGGCTTACATTGTCTCTATGGGAAGTTTGCTAGGGTAACGCCCTTCCTCTCCCTCATCGCGCCCGCGAGGCAACGGGAGGGCGACCCCAGATCCCGCTGTCggtctccccctcctcccttcacCACCGCTAGGGGGCGCGGCTGGGCAAAGCCCGTTCAACACCGACTCCAACGGGGCTTTAGCGTCCTCGCGCGTGTGGGGGCTTCGACGTCTGGTCTCTCCATGGTCGAGCGCAGTGCTGGTGTTGGCACCATGGCGTGACGTCACTCCTGTGTGAAGGCGGTGCCCTGCAGTGGCGGCAGACCGGGAAGACTGCATCGCGATGGGCTGCATGGCGGGCAGAGCGTGCCTGGGCACGACGGCCAGATCTGGTCGACAGGCGGCGGGGGTTGTGGCGGCAAGGGCCGATGGCTGCTGCTCTGTCTCCCGACGGTGGTGGCTGCCTCCAGCGGCGGGTCTCTGATCGTGGGCGGGTCCTCGGGCGCGGCAGCGGGTTGGAGCGGTGGGGCGGGCACGTGGTGCCTGTGCGACGTGTCTCTCATGGCCATTCTTGCCGCGCGGGGCGGTTGTGGCGCCTTCCCTCCTCTTGGGTCAGATCAGTGTTTGGGTCTACATGCTGCGAGGGGGCGGTGGCGACCTCCTTCTCCTAGATGTGTGCCGGCAGCAGGTTCAGATATATGGTTTGTGCTCGGGTGGGCCAGGTCAGGGCCTGGGGCAGATCGAACCGTGTGCTTCTAGTAGGcgaggtcttgataacccacaagtataggggatcaattgtagtctttCTTGATATGTagtagtgtcgaacccaacgaggagctaaaggtagaacaaatattccctcaagttctatcgaccaccgacacaACTCTGCGCACACTTAACGtcgctttatctagaacaagtatgaaactagagtagtttgtaggtgtaaaggggtaggtttgcaagacaataaagaacacataaataaaaggtaggggctgtttagatgaagaaatGA is from Triticum aestivum cultivar Chinese Spring chromosome 1B, IWGSC CS RefSeq v2.1, whole genome shotgun sequence and encodes:
- the LOC123091620 gene encoding 4-coumarate--CoA ligase-like 3 produces the protein MDLNFSSTARSAALAAAAAAMQDAAHDPSAATFYSTAAGLYASTHPPVPLPSDPGLSLVPHIFSRLPLGPPPHSPPCLLDAATAASLSRADLRRLVSSLAHGLRRAHNIRAGAVVLLVLPNSVAFPVAFLAVLAVGGVATTMNPSSSRAEIADRLRDTAPSLVLTSPENAEKLPRSAAPVVLVPETFHRTPSAGHEFAPFRALLDSDADDFPSAEVGQEDAAAVLYSSGTSGRSKGVVLTHRNLIAMVELFVRFEASQYARPACDNVYLAALPMFHVYGLSLFAAGLLSLGSTVVIMRRFDVGEAVRAIHRYKVTHLPLVPPIMAALLRAKSTGASSLDSLVQVSSGAAPLSGKLVQDFIKAFPHVDFIQGYGMTESTAVGTRGFNTSKHKKYASVGLLAPNMHAKIVDLETGLCLPPGSCGELWLHGPAIMKGYLNDEMSCTRTDGWLQTGDLAYFDSDGYLYIVGRLKDTIKYKGFQIAPADLEAVLVQHPEIVDVAVTSAEDEEAGEIPVAFVVRRSGSRLTRVQVMEYVAKQVSPYKKVRKVIFVEAIPKSAAGKVLRRLLKDSLRLDAAASRSDHTKPSSRL